In the genome of Bremerella alba, one region contains:
- a CDS encoding sigma-70 family RNA polymerase sigma factor, with protein MSALHTDENMTEKKAAISNSDDHFVEALLPLQTRLYRYIASLTPNRVDAEDLFQKSLLTAWQERQRFKTDGDLYAWLCGIARNHIRHHYRSVERCREMIDHAIVEQLAIRLENEDRHFQKRQSALTECLYKLPVKQRELIQRFYQSDHSIRDFAISRNTGVEAMYKRLQRIRTALESCIKQAIAVEAVR; from the coding sequence ATGAGCGCCCTGCATACGGACGAAAATATGACCGAGAAGAAAGCGGCGATTTCAAACTCGGACGATCATTTTGTTGAGGCGTTACTGCCTTTGCAAACCCGGCTTTATCGCTACATTGCGAGCCTAACCCCTAATCGAGTCGATGCGGAAGACTTGTTTCAAAAGTCTCTACTTACAGCCTGGCAAGAACGTCAACGATTTAAAACGGATGGTGACCTCTATGCCTGGCTGTGTGGCATAGCACGAAATCACATTCGACATCACTACCGGTCGGTCGAGCGCTGTCGAGAAATGATCGATCATGCCATCGTCGAACAGTTGGCGATTCGTCTCGAAAATGAAGATCGCCATTTTCAAAAGCGTCAGTCAGCATTGACCGAATGTCTCTACAAATTGCCCGTCAAGCAACGCGAGTTAATACAACGATTCTATCAGTCCGATCATTCGATTCGAGACTTTGCCATTTCGCGAAATACGGGCGTCGAGGCGATGTACAAGAGACTACAACGCATTCGGACCGCTCTTGAGTCGTGTATCAAGCAGGCGATTGCCGTGGAGGCAGTCCGATGA